From the genome of Nitrospirota bacterium:
TTCACTCCCGGCGGAACAACGGTCATTCCTCCATTTCCTGTCAATGCGGGTACGAATGACCAAAACTACCCTGCAGTTTCAAGCTATGCTTCAAACCAGTTTTTAATCGTCTATCAAACGTTTAACGGAACCGATTTTGATATTTCCGGGGCCTTTGTCTCCTACAGTACCACCTCAACGCCCAATACGACCGTCGGCACTCCATTTCTGATTGCCGGGGGAGCGGGGAACCAGCAATACCCTTCCGTGGCCTATGACGGCTCTACCGGCTTTTATGTGACCTATGTCGATATTGGGACGGCGGTCAAAGCGGTCTCCGTTTCAAAATCGGGCGTGGCGGGAGCCCCGGTTACGTTAGGCACGGTGACTTCATCCACTCCTCCTTCTGTTCTTCCGCAAATCAGCTTTAGCAACTCAACGATAGCCCAATATCTGGTCGCCTGGGAAGATTTTGGGGCAGACCCGTCGGGAAACATTTACGCCAATACGATTACCACTACCGGGACGGCCGGGGCTGGGTTAGGGATGGCCGTGACCGCGTCAACGCCTGAACGGCATCCTTCCGTTGCCTTTGACGGAACCAATTTTCTGGTGGTCTATGACAAAGGGAGTCCGGGAAGCAGAGATGTTTTCGGTCAACTGGTGACTCCTGCTCTTGCCCTGTCCGGAGCCTCTTTCCCTGTTTCATCCGCTGTCAACGATCAATTGACCCCAAAACTGACGTTCAGCGCGGGGGCCAATCTTTATTTCGCATCCTGGCAGGATTACCGCAACAGCACGACCAACGCAGATATCTACGGAGCGAGAATTTCAAAAGCGGGAGCCGTCAATGAAACGGGCGGTCTTGCCATCATGACCAACACCACCTTTCAAAAACAAAACCCTGTGACAGGGAATGACGGATCGAATTTTTTTACCGTCTGGACTGATTTTAGAAACCCTCCGACGGGCAGTGATATCTGGGGACAAAATGCGGACGGCCCTCCACCGGCCATAAGCACGGTCGCGCCGACCACTAATTTAACGGCCGGAACTTTAATGACCGTTTCCGGAAACTATTTTGGAGATCTTCCCGCCGGGTCAAGATCCACGTCAACCGATTATCTCTCCATCAGCGGAGTCAAAGTTCCCGATTCCAACGTTTCCCAGTGGGCTAATACCTCGGTTTTCTTTACGCTCCCCGTAAACAGCACTTCAGGACCTCTCCAGGTCGTCTCCGGAACCCTGGGAAGCAATACGGTGAGTCTTGCTGTCCAGGATTTCACCCTTGCCTCGACTCCCGCGTCTCAAACGGCCGGGGTGGGAAGCAACGCCAGCTTTACCCTGACCTTAACCAGTGTCAATAGTTTTGCTTCTCCCATAACGCTCAGTGTCACCGGTTTGCCCTCGGGGGCAGGGGGGGCCTTTAGCGCCAATCCGGTGACTCCGACAACATCGGGGGCCTCTTCAATCCTGACCGTATCGGTTTCGCTCTCCGCGGCGCCGGGGACTTACGCCCTGCAGGTCACAGGAATCGGAGGAGGGGAGACCCATGCCATTCCGGTAACCCTGAACATCGCTTCTCTCCCGGTGGTGCAGACTTCTCCAACAACGGGAATCACCCAAACCGGCGCCACGTTAAATGGAACCGTGAACCCCAATGGACAGGCCACAACAGCCTGGTTTGATTACGGGATTACCACGGCATATGGAAGTTCCACCCCGGCTTTTTCCCTGACTTCGGGTTCGCCCCAGACCTCTTTATCCACGACAATCTCAGGGCTGACTTTGGGAACAACCTATCATTTTCGCCTGACCGCGAAAAACAGTCTGGGAACCGTTTATGGAGGGGATTATTCATTCATCACTCTGGCTAATCCACCTGTGGTCGTAACCGGAATCCCTTCAAACAGAACAACGACAAGTGTGACCCTGAATGGAACCGCAAATCCCAATGGAGTCCCCGGCAGCGCCTGGTTTGAGTATGGCCTTACCCTGACTTATGGGAATGCAACGAACATTATTCCCATTTCAGGGAATTTTGATAACTTTGTGTCAGTTAACCTTATGGGTCTCTCTTCCTATTCGATATACCATTTCAGGATTGTCGCTTCCAACAATGGCGGAACTTCGCAAGGTTTGGATCAGACCTTTAACACGTATACGATTCCTTTTTACGGCCAGCCCGATATTGAGCTCTTAACAAGTCCTGTCACGATGTTCAACGGAGTCAACTCTTCCGATTTTGCCGGAACCGCCGTTGCCAACGGAGGGGATATCAGTGGGGATGGCATTAAAGATTTAATCATCTGTGCCGATCATGTCACGGCGCCGGCGAATTCTGCCTATCCCTCCGGGAGAACCAACGCGGGGGCCTGCTATATTTTCTTCGGAAGGCTGGCCGGTTGGCCTTCTCCGACAACATTAGATCAGGCAGACCTGACAATTTATGGAGCCAATGCGAATGATTTGATGGGTCATTCCGTTTCAATATCTGGAGATCTGAATGGAGATGGTTTTGCCGATATTGTGATTGGGGCGCCGAGCGCAAGCCCTGTTTTAAAAACGACAACACGAATTCAGGCGGGCCAGGTTTATGTGATTAATGGAAGGGCTAATTTTTATAAAGATTATCCGGCCGGGATTATTGACCTCTATTCCGAGGCCCCGAATGTGACCATCAGCGGGGCCAATCCGTATGATAACATCGGAGATGCGGTAACCACGGCAGGGGATATCAATGGAGATTTCTTCCCCGATCTGGTGATCAGCGCGCCCAAGATTGGCTCAACAGGTGTCAATCAGAGCGGGCAGATTTACATCATTTTCGGCAAAGGGACTCTCCCCGGTTTAATTGATTTAAGCACGACTACCGGAGGAGCTGATGTGATTATTGGCGGGTTTCAGACCAGCGGATTATCGAGCGCGATATCGATCAGCGGAGATGTGAACGGCGATGGAATGAACGATCTGATCGCAGGAGTCCAGGGGTATACTCCGTTCAGCAAAACAGGATCGGCACGGGTTCAGGCCGGGGGAGCGTTTCTCTTTTATGGCCGAAAAATTTGGCCTTCCGCCGCGACCCCGATGAACATCCAGAATGCTGATCTGACCTTTAACGGAATCAATACAGGCGATCAGGCCGGGTCCTCGGTCACTCTTGGAGATCTGAATAAGGATGGGAAAGCGGATATCATCATCGGCGCCAGGATGGCCAGTCCTTACGCCAAAGCCAACTCGGGTTCGACTTATATCGTATTGGGTCAGGCCGCCTACACCAATCCGGTAATCGAACTTAACAGCGCCAACGCGACCATTAACGGCGCAGGGAGCAACGATCAATCCGGAAGAGTATTAAGCAGCAGTGATCTGAACGGCGACGGCTATATCGATCTTTTGATAGGAGCTCCAAGCGCCAGCCCTGGCGGCCGGACCAATGCCGGGTCTGTCTATGTTATCCTTGGGAAGGCGGTATTCCCTTCGGTGATCAACCTGGCGACGACTTTTGATACGGTGATAAATGGCGCCTATTCCGGAGATTTTTCAGGCGTGGCGATTGACGCGAGCGGAGATATCAACGGGGATCTGTTAACCGATATCGTCATTGGCGCCAATAACGCCAGTCCGGCGTTAAAGGCCTATCCTTTTGTGAATAAATTCGCCGGTCAGGCCTATCTGATTTTTGGAAATAATCAATATGATGTGACGCCTCCTTCTGTTCCAGCAGGATTATCGGTGGCATTGACGTCGGACAGCCAGATTGGGTTAACCTGGACCGCCTCAACTGACAATGTCGCGGTGGCGGGATATGAGATATACCGGAATGGAGCAAAAGTCGCTACGGTAGGCGGCGTTATTTTTACGGATAGCGGTTTACAGCCTGATACGAAATATACCTATCAGGTTCTCGCGTTTGATCTGGCTGGAAACAAATCAGCGCTCTCTTCGCCCCTTATGGCATCGACGCTTGCTGATACGGTGCCGCCGACCTCTCCGACGAATCTGACGGCGGTTTCGGTGAGCCCTTCTCAAATTAACTTGTCCTGGTCTCCGGGGAGTGATGACATTGGCGTCGCGGGGTATCAGGTCTGGAGGTCTATCAACGGAACGACCTACATTCAAATTGCCAATGTCTCCGGAACCACATTTTTCAGCACCGGTTTAAGCCCGTCTACGATTAATTACTATTATATCAAGACGTATGACGCCGCGGGGAATGTCTCTTTGCCGTCCAATGTGGCAAGCGCTGTCACTCTGGCAGATACGATCCCTCCGACTACTCCCACCGGGCTCCATGCGGTAACGATATCCGCCAGCGAAATTGACTTATGGTGGTATCCTTCAGCGGATGACGTTGGCGTGGCTGGCTATCAGATATGGAGATCAACAGACAATGTTACTTTTACGCAGATATCAGCCGTAACATCGACCATCTTCGCTGATTTGGGTCTGACGACCGTTCAGAAATATTTTTATTATGTCAAAGCCTATGATATCAGCGGTAATATTTCGACCGCTTCGAATACCGCTTATGCCGTCAATGACATTACTCCTCCTACGGCTCCAGCGACGGTAACCGGGTCGGTGATCAGCCCGGGAGAGATCAATCTTTCCTGGGCCGCGGCGACGGATAATACCGGCTCTATTTTCCAGTATTACATTTATAGTTCAACGAATAATGTGACCTTTACACTGGCGGGGGTCGTAGGGGGTAATATACTGACCTTTTCTCATACGGGCCTTTTGGCGAATACCTCATATTACTATGAAGTGAAAGCGACCGATCTCGCTGAAAATGTTTCACCTGCTTCTCCGACCGCCGGTCCGTATACCACTTTTACGGATATCGCGCCGCCCACTAATCCGGCTGGCCTGACCGGGGTGGATGGTGTCACTTCGGTTAGTTTAACCTGGACCGCATCCACCGATAATTCGGGAACCGTTGCGAGTTATCAGATATGGAGGGCGGTCGGAGCCAGTACCTGCGCCAATCCCCCGGTAGCGCCATTTGCTCAGGCGGGGAGTTCAACGGTAAATAGTTATGTTGACAACGCTCTTTCTCCAGCCACAACTTATAGTTACTGTGTTCTTGCCGTCGATCTTTCAAATAACAGGTCGGGGCCGTCTAACAGCCTGACAACGGCAACGCTGGCGGATACCGTAGCTCCCTCCATCCCGTCCAACCTCAAGGCGACCGCTGTCAGTGAAACACAGGTTAACCTCTCTTGGGCCCCTTCCATAGACAATGTGGCGGTCACAGGCTATCAGATCACCCGGACTCCCGGACCAGTCGTGCTAACCTCATTGACAACCAGTTATTCAGATTCAGGACTCTTTCCCTGGACAGCCTATACCTATACGATCAAAGCGTATGATAGTTCCGGTAATTTTTCTTTGCCTTCAGCTTCGGTATTGGCGACCACTCTGGATATGACCAAACCGGTCTGGCCAACGACCACCGGATTTCTGGCGACAACCGTTTCAGGGGCAAATGGAGCAAGCCAGATCGGCTTAAGCTGGCCTCAGGCTGCAGATAACGCGGTTGTCGCGGGGTATACGATCTGGCAGTCGACCAATAATATCAGTTTTGCCCAGGTCGGTTCTCAACTGGGGGCCGCGAATACCTCTTTCTTAAACACAGGTCTCCAGCCGAATATAACCTATTATTTTTATATTATTGCGTTTGACGGGGCGGGAAACAATTCCCTCCCTTCACCGGCCTTCAGCGCGACAACCACTCCCGATACGGCCACTCCTACGATTCCAACCACCCTGGTCGTCACGTCAATCAGCGACTCAAAACTGGGACTCTCCTGGACCGCTTCAACGGACAATGTCTCTGTGGCCGGATACCAGATTTTTAGAACCACCTTGTCAACCTGTGTGATCGGAACCTCCTGCTGGATCAATATCGGTACGACCCCGGTAAATTCCTGGATCGATAGCTTTAATCTCGTTGCCTCCACCCCTTACTACTATTATCTGGTGGCCTATGATCCCTCGGGAAACCTTTCCGGCCCAAGTGTGATCGCAAGCGGAACGACCCTGGCCGATACGACGCCGCCCACAGTCCCAAGAGGGATTGTGGCGATCGTGGCTTCCAATCAAACCCAGGTCAATCTGATCTGGATTCCATCAATAGACAACTCCGGGACCGTCGCCTCCTATAGTGTGTATCGGAATGGAATACCGGCAGGCACGGCGCTTTCCAATAGTTTTTCTGATATCGGATTACAGGCAAATCAAACCTATATCTATACCCTCTCCGCCAAAGATTCCAGCGGGATTGTCTCCGCATTGTCCGCTCCGGTCACAGCGGTGACGGATGTTTATCCACCGACAATCCCCTGTTCGGACCTGGCCGCGCCCTGTTCCCCGGTGGGGGCCCCTTTTGCTATCGCGGTTACGGTGTCTGAAATAGATGTCAGCTGGGCCGCGTCTAAAGATTTGGATCTTTCCAGCGGAGGCGGGGCGGGGAGCGGGATCGCCGGATACAAAGTCTACCGGAGTGACCTGATTAATCCCATCGGGATCACCACCGCCAGTTCAACTATTTTCGCTGATAAAGGGCTGGTTCCGAAGACCACTTATAATTACCGGGTGAGCGCGTTTGACCGGGCGGGAAATGAGTCGGCTCAATCCGCTGTCATCGTGATCTCCACTCCTCCCGATACCACGCCTCCATCCGTTCCGGCAGGTCTGATTGCGGCATTGGCCGCTCCGTACCAGATCAGTCTGAACTGGGTTCCGTCAAGCGATAACGACCGGGTGGCCGGGTATAAGATTTACCGTAACGGCGCTCTTTATATGTTTACGACCGCGACCAGTTTTGCCGACGCGGGGTTGAGTCCGGGTACGACCTTTACCTATACGATTTCGGCTTATGACCGGTCCGGGAATGAATCCGCGCAATCCAGCTCCGTTTCGGCGACCACCGGGCCTTGAAATGAATATGCAGGAAATGGGATTTTCCAGAATAGTTTTAATCTGTTTTTTGTGGGTCGAGGCTTGTGGAGGCGGAGGGGGGGAGAGCTCCTCTCCTGCGGTTTCAAAATTAGTGATTTCTTCCAGGCCTTTAGCGGTTCAGAAAGGAACCTCGGTTCAATTGACAGCGATTGCCACAGATTCATCAGGAAATCCCGTTTCTCAACCCGGGTTGACCTGGAGCGTTGACGGAGGGTTTGGAACAATTACTTCCGGAGGGCTCTACTCCGCCCCTGCGAATATTCCCGCTCAAAATCCGGTGACGGTTCGTGCGACGTCGGTCGCGGACTCAACAAAAAATGATGCGGTTTCTTTTTATATCTTAACCGGGGTGCCCATTGCTTTTCCTTTTCAACCCACCGATACTCTGTTTCCCCAGCAGGGGAGCCCGGCCTCCTTTCATATTGCGGTGTTTAATCAAAACACCTACGTGGTGTGGGCCATGACCTCTGGAATTTATGGAACTCATTTGTGGTATTCAAAAAAAGGAGATTTGAACGGTAATTTTTCAACGCCACATGACATTTTAGGGGACTTATTGAATTATACGATTACAAACTACACTGTGAAAAATCCTGTTATTGCGCTCGACAATAAGGTTGACGCTTCCGGTATCGACCCGGGTGTTTATATTGCCTGGGATGATAATTCTAACGGGGCATATCAAGTGAATCTAGTGAAAGGTCCAAACTCAAGCTCGACAGGTTGCACTCATCCCCCCACCTGTTTTACCCCTGTTGCTTTAACGGGACCTGGTAACGCAATTTCTCTTCAAGTGGATCCCTCACCCTCGGATCAAGAGAACCCTTCGTTAGCCATCAGTCCACTGGGAAAGCTTGAATTTGCCTGGACGCAGGTCTATTCAAGTTCATCAGCAACGAGCAACCTGATCACGTATAAGGAGCTAAACGGAGATGGATCTGTGCCAAAACCTCCCAGTCAGGTTTCACCTTCACAGACTCAAACAAGTCAAATAACCCCTCAGATTGCTGTAGATCATTCAGGGAACGTTTCGGTTTCATGGTTGGATTTTAATAGTGGAACTTCCCCTCCAAACATTCTTTATTCGAGAATGGCCGTAGGGCAGTCCTTTGGTTCGGCCCTACCGGTTGAGACCGAATCCCTTGCCCCGTCAGACACTTTTTCAATGGCGCTTGATGATAAGGGTCAACCGCACCTTGCCTGGTCAAAAACGTCTTCAGGTACTCCAACTGTGGTTTATTATTCTACCACTTCCGATTTTTCAAAATTCACGATTCCTGTTAACCTCACGCCAGGTGGATATCATCCAGTAGTAAAAGTTGACCTTCTCAATTACCTTTACTTTACCTGGGAGGATGGAATATCATCCCTCTATTTTAAAAAAATAGCCCCCTTGCCAAATTCCGGAGCATTAACTAATTCTCCACTGACCAAGACAGGGGTTAATCCGGCAATGAATATTGATGATGAAGGGAGGGTTTATCTTCTCTACTCGACCACGGGTTCAATTAACCTCTCAACCTATTTTATGAGAGGGGACTAAGGAACTGGTTTTCCATTTTATTACTATAAAAAAGAGAAAAAGGGATTAAGGGAAAATATTTTCCACCTTCTAACTTTAAACGAGATAAAAACCATACAAAATATTTAGTAAATCATTATATTTCAATTGGTTAAGTTTAGAAAAAAAGCAATATTTTTACGTTTAGATGGCATGTATCTTGCTTTTTATAGAACAGATTTTTCCTTTATAACGATTCCAGGAAGGAATATTTGTTCTGAACGAATCAGAACTTTTGTAGGGAGAAAATGTACGATACATATCGATTGAAGCATTCTGCGCTGACGCTGGATAGGAGCGCCAATGACCAGTTCTTTTTTACCACGCTTATCTTTTCAGTTTTCCTCTATTTTTTCTCTTTCTATTTTATTTATCAGACCGTCGAAATTTTAAAGCATATCCGCTCCGGCTCAACCAGCCAAACGATTTCCGCGTCTTCCCGAACTGAGCCGCTCTCTCCAGTCACATCGGGACAAACGATTTTCCCCAAAGCGCAAACGGTTCCGCTTGGGCCTCAAACGATACCGCAATCAACGGTTCAATCTAAACCTTCAACAGTGATGAACCCCTCCAATGCTCTCCCCTTTGATCTCTCCAAAGCGATCGATAAGGCGATTCATCAGGTCAAGCCGGGAGAGTCGATCACGATCGACATTGCCCCTTTCAGTCATATCGTAAATGATAAAAATTACGAGGCCAATTTTGGAGAGTCGAAAATTGTTTTTCGCCAGAAAGCCGATTCTTCTGTCAAAACAGACCTGGAGCTGGAATTAGTCCGGATCCAATCAGGGGGCCAGATTCTCTATTCGTCCGAAAGAGAAAAAGTAAAACCTGAAGTGAAAGAAAATCATGTTTCTTATCGAAAAGCTCAGAATATTCAGGAGATTTATGAATCGAGTTCTAAAGGTCTGGAACAGAGCTGGGTATTTCAGAAGCCCCTTTCCCTTGAAGAAGGAAAAGATCTGGTGCTATTGGAAAGAGTATCCACTCTCTTGGTTCCACGATACGGCCTTGGGGGTGTCATCGATTTTCATGATACCAAAGGAAATTATATTACGACCTATGGAAAAGGAACTCTCAAAGACGCGTCCGGAAAAATGGCTGAGGTCTTCCCCCAAATTGTTCCCGGATCAACCGAAGGAACCTATGACTTATCGTTGACCCTCCCTGCCGGGTGGATGGCCGATGCCTCTTATCCGGTAACGCTCGATCCTCTCATCGGAAATAAACTGATTGTTGCCGCCCTGGCGACTGGAGATCCTCCCCGCGCTTCTATTGCCTTTGATGGAACGAATTATATGGTTGTCTGGATGGCTGGAGCTCCTACAAATACAAGCGGGGGAGCTGGAGCATCAGATCTTTATGGCGCAGTCGTCAGTCCGAATGGAACGATTGTTGTTCCAGCGGCCAGGCTTACTGCCATTGCTGCCAGCGCTGCAAATGATCAGATGTATCCTTCGGTTGCCTATAACCTGGGGCTTAATAAATTCTTGATCGTTTACCAGAATTACATCAGCACGACTGCGACGAATGATATCTACGGCATACTCGTTTCGTATACTACGGCTTTTACCATTAACGCAGGGCCGACAGCTATCCAGGCGTCAAATAACAACGAACAGTTTCCTGATGTTGCTACGGACGGAACCGCAGGAACCAATAATTTTTATGTAGTCTATGCCCGAGGCGGCACAAGCGTCAGAGGCAATCCTGTATCGGTAACGAATACCGCAATTACGGGGGGGGGCCAGTTGACATTGGGAACGGTAACCAGTAACGCAACAGCCCCTTCCGTTCTTCCGAAGATCCGCTTTGCAACAGGGAAAAATATTTATTTGGCCGTTTGGGAGGATTTTTCCACTGCAGACACCAACGGAAATATTTACGGAAACACCATTACAACTCCAACGACAACTCCCACAGTGGGGACTTCCTTCGGAATCGCTGTCACTTCAACTCTGGCGGAACGATATCCTTCATTGGCGTTTGACGGGACAAACTTTTTAGTGGCCTATCAAAGGGGGGCGACAGGAGGAAGTGCGGATGTTTACGGGGAATTTGTCACCTCTCCAGCTTATAACACGATATCCGCCAGTTTTGCTATTTCTGCTGTGGCGGCATCAGACCAGACTAATCCGGCGATTGCCTTTAATACCACAACCGGCATTTATCTGGTGGACTGGCAGGACGCCAGAACGAGCGCGACCCTTCCCGATATTTATGGCGCCCGAGTCTCCACGACAGTCCCTCCAACGGCCTCAAATGTTTTGGATGGGACGACAGGTGTTCTCATTTCAAACCAGGGAACCTTGGCCAAATCGCTGCCTGCCATTGCCAGCGGGGGCCCCAATTTTTATACAGTCTGGAGAGATGGCACTACGACTTCAGGAAACATCAATGGCCAGTTGATCGGTCCACCGCAAATCAACTCGGTTACGCCATTTAGTTCAAACACCGTAGAGGCCCGTAATCCGGTCACGATTAATTCCACATTATATGGAACCTATGGA
Proteins encoded in this window:
- a CDS encoding FG-GAP repeat protein, which encodes MKKSKIKTLLHGQWRWGARSLLIFWLSLTGVSLSAHASLIGSGVQIDNLTGADDNASISFDGANYLAVWQTSTGASFSSDIYAGVFTPGGTTVIPPFPVNAGTNDQNYPAVSSYASNQFLIVYQTFNGTDFDISGAFVSYSTTSTPNTTVGTPFLIAGGAGNQQYPSVAYDGSTGFYVTYVDIGTAVKAVSVSKSGVAGAPVTLGTVTSSTPPSVLPQISFSNSTIAQYLVAWEDFGADPSGNIYANTITTTGTAGAGLGMAVTASTPERHPSVAFDGTNFLVVYDKGSPGSRDVFGQLVTPALALSGASFPVSSAVNDQLTPKLTFSAGANLYFASWQDYRNSTTNADIYGARISKAGAVNETGGLAIMTNTTFQKQNPVTGNDGSNFFTVWTDFRNPPTGSDIWGQNADGPPPAISTVAPTTNLTAGTLMTVSGNYFGDLPAGSRSTSTDYLSISGVKVPDSNVSQWANTSVFFTLPVNSTSGPLQVVSGTLGSNTVSLAVQDFTLASTPASQTAGVGSNASFTLTLTSVNSFASPITLSVTGLPSGAGGAFSANPVTPTTSGASSILTVSVSLSAAPGTYALQVTGIGGGETHAIPVTLNIASLPVVQTSPTTGITQTGATLNGTVNPNGQATTAWFDYGITTAYGSSTPAFSLTSGSPQTSLSTTISGLTLGTTYHFRLTAKNSLGTVYGGDYSFITLANPPVVVTGIPSNRTTTSVTLNGTANPNGVPGSAWFEYGLTLTYGNATNIIPISGNFDNFVSVNLMGLSSYSIYHFRIVASNNGGTSQGLDQTFNTYTIPFYGQPDIELLTSPVTMFNGVNSSDFAGTAVANGGDISGDGIKDLIICADHVTAPANSAYPSGRTNAGACYIFFGRLAGWPSPTTLDQADLTIYGANANDLMGHSVSISGDLNGDGFADIVIGAPSASPVLKTTTRIQAGQVYVINGRANFYKDYPAGIIDLYSEAPNVTISGANPYDNIGDAVTTAGDINGDFFPDLVISAPKIGSTGVNQSGQIYIIFGKGTLPGLIDLSTTTGGADVIIGGFQTSGLSSAISISGDVNGDGMNDLIAGVQGYTPFSKTGSARVQAGGAFLFYGRKIWPSAATPMNIQNADLTFNGINTGDQAGSSVTLGDLNKDGKADIIIGARMASPYAKANSGSTYIVLGQAAYTNPVIELNSANATINGAGSNDQSGRVLSSSDLNGDGYIDLLIGAPSASPGGRTNAGSVYVILGKAVFPSVINLATTFDTVINGAYSGDFSGVAIDASGDINGDLLTDIVIGANNASPALKAYPFVNKFAGQAYLIFGNNQYDVTPPSVPAGLSVALTSDSQIGLTWTASTDNVAVAGYEIYRNGAKVATVGGVIFTDSGLQPDTKYTYQVLAFDLAGNKSALSSPLMASTLADTVPPTSPTNLTAVSVSPSQINLSWSPGSDDIGVAGYQVWRSINGTTYIQIANVSGTTFFSTGLSPSTINYYYIKTYDAAGNVSLPSNVASAVTLADTIPPTTPTGLHAVTISASEIDLWWYPSADDVGVAGYQIWRSTDNVTFTQISAVTSTIFADLGLTTVQKYFYYVKAYDISGNISTASNTAYAVNDITPPTAPATVTGSVISPGEINLSWAAATDNTGSIFQYYIYSSTNNVTFTLAGVVGGNILTFSHTGLLANTSYYYEVKATDLAENVSPASPTAGPYTTFTDIAPPTNPAGLTGVDGVTSVSLTWTASTDNSGTVASYQIWRAVGASTCANPPVAPFAQAGSSTVNSYVDNALSPATTYSYCVLAVDLSNNRSGPSNSLTTATLADTVAPSIPSNLKATAVSETQVNLSWAPSIDNVAVTGYQITRTPGPVVLTSLTTSYSDSGLFPWTAYTYTIKAYDSSGNFSLPSASVLATTLDMTKPVWPTTTGFLATTVSGANGASQIGLSWPQAADNAVVAGYTIWQSTNNISFAQVGSQLGAANTSFLNTGLQPNITYYFYIIAFDGAGNNSLPSPAFSATTTPDTATPTIPTTLVVTSISDSKLGLSWTASTDNVSVAGYQIFRTTLSTCVIGTSCWINIGTTPVNSWIDSFNLVASTPYYYYLVAYDPSGNLSGPSVIASGTTLADTTPPTVPRGIVAIVASNQTQVNLIWIPSIDNSGTVASYSVYRNGIPAGTALSNSFSDIGLQANQTYIYTLSAKDSSGIVSALSAPVTAVTDVYPPTIPCSDLAAPCSPVGAPFAIAVTVSEIDVSWAASKDLDLSSGGGAGSGIAGYKVYRSDLINPIGITTASSTIFADKGLVPKTTYNYRVSAFDRAGNESAQSAVIVISTPPDTTPPSVPAGLIAALAAPYQISLNWVPSSDNDRVAGYKIYRNGALYMFTTATSFADAGLSPGTTFTYTISAYDRSGNESAQSSSVSATTGP